The following proteins come from a genomic window of Companilactobacillus pabuli:
- a CDS encoding C69 family dipeptidase yields the protein MTELDRIESSACTSMMVGKKASMDGATYISRNEDRLNAIYRKRIIVQPAVSGRHETYVSPYNKMTMPYPESGYRYTSTLDADQSTGPNEEDGFNEKNVGLSATESVYANEKVLAFDPYVKNGLAEDSLATLVLPYIDSARDGVKYLGKLVAKYGSAEGNGLQFIDKDEVWYMEVVTGHQWVAVRIPDDCYAVAANQVAIQDIDFNDPDNYMWADGIQEFVEEHGLNPDFDRWDFRHIFGTNTEQDHHYNTPRVWFAQRYLNPSDDTQDPESPELPFIRKAEKKIAVEDIQYILKSHYNETKYDPLGNGTEHERRTYRAISLSRTANSHILQMRDSDKNGAAGVEWTGFGVPSFCPQVPFFTNANDIDESYSYTPEKLDMKSAYWMYETLAMVVESHYSEFTEPNLDYQKKLSEWARRKIAEVDKKAVTMSGDALTDYLTEQNHEIVKHYNDETKAHIADLITKGTELSKLTFKMDPNL from the coding sequence ATGACAGAGCTAGATCGTATTGAATCATCAGCATGTACATCAATGATGGTAGGTAAGAAAGCTTCAATGGATGGAGCCACATATATTTCCAGAAATGAAGACCGTCTTAATGCTATTTATAGAAAGCGGATTATCGTCCAACCAGCGGTTTCAGGCCGTCACGAAACTTATGTTTCACCATATAACAAAATGACAATGCCATATCCAGAAAGTGGTTATCGTTATACTTCAACACTAGATGCTGACCAAAGTACTGGTCCTAATGAAGAAGATGGCTTTAACGAAAAAAATGTTGGCCTTAGTGCAACTGAAAGTGTTTATGCTAACGAAAAAGTTTTAGCTTTTGATCCATACGTTAAAAATGGTTTGGCTGAAGATTCACTAGCAACCTTAGTTTTGCCATACATTGACTCAGCTCGTGATGGCGTTAAATATTTAGGTAAATTAGTTGCTAAATATGGTTCAGCTGAAGGTAATGGATTGCAATTTATTGATAAAGACGAAGTTTGGTATATGGAAGTTGTTACTGGACATCAATGGGTAGCTGTGAGAATTCCTGATGACTGTTATGCTGTAGCCGCTAATCAAGTTGCTATTCAAGACATCGACTTCAATGATCCAGACAACTATATGTGGGCTGACGGTATTCAAGAATTCGTTGAAGAACACGGACTAAACCCAGATTTTGACCGTTGGGACTTCAGACACATCTTTGGTACAAATACGGAACAAGATCATCACTACAACACACCACGTGTATGGTTTGCACAACGCTATTTGAATCCATCTGATGATACACAAGATCCCGAATCACCAGAACTTCCTTTCATTAGAAAAGCTGAAAAGAAGATTGCTGTAGAAGACATTCAATACATCTTGAAATCACATTACAATGAAACAAAATACGACCCACTAGGGAATGGTACTGAACATGAGAGAAGAACATACCGTGCTATTTCATTGTCACGTACAGCTAATTCCCACATTCTTCAAATGAGAGATTCAGACAAGAATGGTGCAGCTGGTGTTGAATGGACTGGATTCGGTGTACCTAGTTTCTGTCCACAAGTTCCATTCTTTACTAATGCTAATGATATTGACGAATCGTATAGCTACACACCAGAAAAACTCGATATGAAGAGTGCTTACTGGATGTATGAAACATTGGCTATGGTCGTTGAAAGTCACTACAGCGAATTTACTGAACCCAACCTCGATTATCAAAAGAAATTATCAGAATGGGCTAGAAGAAAAATTGCCGAAGTAGACAAGAAGGCCGTTACAATGTCAGGTGATGCTTTGACAGATTACTTAACAGAACAAAATCACGAAATTGTCAAACACTACAATGACGAAACAAAGGCTCATATTGCTGACTTAATTACTAAAGGTACAGAGCTAAGCAAATTAACATTTAAGATGGATCCAAATCTTTAA
- a CDS encoding PqqD family peptide modification chaperone, with the protein MAKRQELTEDDLKTMVFQKNPAVTFKRKAGIITIVREQNHPIQNFCRKLHMHIPEKTYLEMDEYGSFVFTKINGHRNAYEIGKELAQKFPDADKYRYTRLVLFLNQIESVDHLIERVS; encoded by the coding sequence ATGGCAAAACGTCAAGAATTAACTGAAGATGATTTAAAGACGATGGTCTTTCAAAAAAATCCAGCTGTTACTTTTAAAAGAAAAGCTGGCATTATCACAATTGTGCGTGAGCAGAATCATCCAATTCAAAACTTCTGTCGTAAGTTGCACATGCACATTCCTGAAAAAACCTATTTAGAAATGGATGAGTACGGAAGCTTCGTATTTACGAAAATCAACGGCCATCGCAATGCCTACGAAATTGGCAAAGAATTGGCACAAAAATTTCCAGATGCCGATAAGTATCGCTATACTAGGTTGGTTTTATTCCTAAACCAAATTGAGAGTGTCGATCATTTAATAGAACGAGTATCATAA